In Candidatus Thermoplasmatota archaeon, the genomic window CCGCTCGAAGATGGCTGCCACTCCCGTGGTCAGCACGCTCAATAGCCCTATTACAAGCATCCCAGCGTACATCTTCTCGAACGCTCCGTATTGGTAGGCCATATTGTTGATGTAATAGCCGACGCCGCCGCCGACAGCGCCAAGCATTTCTGCCGCAACTATGCACATCCATCCAACGCCGAGGCCGACTTTGACTCCAGTCATCATGTACGGCAAGGTGAACGGCAACACAACCTTGGCGAAGACATCTATCCGTCTTGCCCCAAGCGTCCGCGCGGCGTCGATCAGCACGGGGTCCACGCTCCTGGCCCCCAAAATGACGTTCAGCAGAATCGGGAAGAATATCCCGAGGAACACAATCGCAACGGGTCCCCACAAAAACCCAAACGCTATTAGGAATATGGGAACCCAAGCGATGGGCGGAATAGGCCTGAAGAGCTCCATGATCGGCCTGCCGATGGCGTCAGCGTTGCGCGACCGGCCCATCAGAAGGCCGACCGGTACCGCTGAGCAGAATGCGAGTGCGAAGCCGAGTGATATTCGCTTCAGACTGGCATAGATGTGGTTTGTCATGTAGAGTCCAGACGGATCCTGATGTGTGAAGGAATCGAAGAATGCGGCCAGCACGTGCCACGGATAGGGTATGAAACCAGGAGTCGATGATCGAGGGCTTCCAGGAAAAGGCCAGTCACCATGCAACCAGGCAGAGTACAGCGACCAGAGGGCGATGAAGACTGCAAGAGATGAAGCGCTGAGGAGGACTCTGAACCAGTTCGAAAGCAGAAACTCTCTGAACCTTTTCAGAATATCTTCCATATGTCCACTCTCTCCCCTAGATGCGAGGGGAAAAGAAAGAGGTTTGGGAGCTCAGGTCTTGATCTCCAAGCTGAGGCCTTTCCTCTCGAGCGCGATCTTCAACAGCAGGAACTGGATAGAACTCTCTCCCGGTGTTGCCACGGTCTTGTTCACGAGGTCCTTCAGGTCGGTGATTCCCGAGCCTATTTTTCACGACGATACCGCTGCCCTCGCTGTTCGCTTGTGCGATGATCGTAGTCCCGGCACCGTTGATAAGGTGCTGCAGTATTGCAGGAGGAGCTCCCAGGTATCCGATGTCGACGCTCTTCGCGAGGAAGCCGGTCATCTCCGCACCCCCGTTGGCGAATGGCGCCCCAACAGCGTCTGTCACACTGAGGCCGTACTTCTGAAAGAGCGTCTTCGTTCCGCCAACGCTGAGATTCTGGGCGACCACCTGGGCCATCTGGTGCAGGTCCCCCAGGAGATATCCGAGACGGATTGGCGACGACGGGTTGAGAATCGTCTCGCTTGGAAGAACACTCGAAGCAGCATCGAGCATCGAACCGTTCGCGTAATGGTCGACGAAATCCCCCTCAGACGTATAACCCTGTGCAGTCAGGTTCGCCATGTCGGTCTCGACATACATGTTCGTGAACTCTTCGAGGGCGGATCTGAAGCTCGAGCCCATCAGATAGCCGAACTTGATGTGCTCGAACGCCGCCTCAACGACCGTCGAATTCCTAGAAGTGAATTTTACGGCCATATTGACAAGGAGCGTGTAGTTTGCACTGCTCTTGTTGTCCATGGCCTCTAGCATCCACTGGGTCGCGTCGATGTGGGC contains:
- a CDS encoding ABC transporter substrate-binding protein encodes the protein MMEWGANMDKRMIIAIVVVAVVVVGGVSTALLLSKRSEGGVVKYVTLAPKDMKAALSTGQVDAYIAWEPYVSDSVAGGVGDVMMWSNEIMSNHPCCVVVVRNEFQAGPNGAELTKRFVKAHIDATQWMLEAMDNKSSANYTLLVNMAVKFTSRNSTVVEAAFEHIKFGYLMGSSFRSALEEFTNMYVETDMANLTAQGYTSEGDFVDHYANGSMLDAASSVLPSETILNPSSPIRLGYLLGDLHQMAQVVAQNLSVGGTKTLFQKYGLSVTDAVGAPFANGGAEMTGFLAKSVDIGYLGAPPAILQHLINGAGTTIIAQANSEGSGIVVKNRLGNHRPEGPREQDRGNTGREFYPVPAVEDRAREERPQLGDQDLSSQTSFFSPRI
- a CDS encoding ABC transporter permease → MEDILKRFREFLLSNWFRVLLSASSLAVFIALWSLYSAWLHGDWPFPGSPRSSTPGFIPYPWHVLAAFFDSFTHQDPSGLYMTNHIYASLKRISLGFALAFCSAVPVGLLMGRSRNADAIGRPIMELFRPIPPIAWVPIFLIAFGFLWGPVAIVFLGIFFPILLNVILGARSVDPVLIDAARTLGARRIDVFAKVVLPFTLPYMMTGVKVGLGVGWMCIVAAEMLGAVGGGVGYYINNMAYQYGAFEKMYAGMLVIGLLSVLTTGVAAIFER